The proteins below are encoded in one region of Patescibacteria group bacterium:
- a CDS encoding phosphoribosylformylglycinamidine synthase subunit PurQ: MKPLVLIPWVTGVNSHEEKVAVVNAVGGRAEVVPIRVLLDGRRRLWEADLVLWPGGFSFGDHGGAGTVFAIELQTRLRESVERCLERQVPMLGICNGFQVLVRAGLLPAGDFSSGCTAVLDRNRTGRFEHWRHTPVVLHGSSLWTKGLDGVEIEMPSAHGEGYFQSQGPVVVTATYGSYEGVITYPASPNGCPVAGICDETGRIMGMMPHPERGCEAAWQIYRNGIEAVR; this comes from the coding sequence AACCGCTTGTATTGATTCCCTGGGTTACTGGAGTAAACAGCCATGAGGAGAAGGTTGCAGTGGTGAACGCGGTCGGCGGTCGTGCGGAGGTGGTGCCCATTCGGGTGCTACTCGACGGACGTCGCCGATTGTGGGAAGCCGATCTTGTCCTCTGGCCTGGCGGTTTCAGCTTCGGCGATCATGGTGGCGCCGGAACGGTGTTTGCCATCGAGTTACAAACGCGGCTGCGTGAAAGCGTGGAGCGTTGTCTCGAGCGGCAGGTACCGATGCTTGGCATCTGCAATGGATTCCAGGTGTTGGTGCGGGCAGGACTTCTTCCGGCGGGAGATTTTTCCTCCGGATGCACCGCTGTTCTTGACCGCAACCGTACTGGTCGCTTCGAACACTGGCGGCATACGCCCGTGGTTCTCCATGGCTCGAGCCTCTGGACTAAGGGGCTGGATGGAGTGGAGATCGAAATGCCATCAGCTCATGGTGAAGGGTATTTTCAATCCCAGGGTCCTGTTGTTGTCACGGCAACCTACGGCAGCTATGAAGGTGTCATAACCTATCCGGCTAGTCCGAACGGCTGTCCGGTCGCAGGCATCTGCGACGAGACGGGACGGATCATGGGCATGATGCCGCACCCCGAACGTGGTTGTGAGGCAGCATGGCAAATCTACCGCAACGGCATCGAAGCCGTGCGGTAA